The Phoenix dactylifera cultivar Barhee BC4 chromosome 12, palm_55x_up_171113_PBpolish2nd_filt_p, whole genome shotgun sequence genome includes the window CCCCCTATGTAGGATTAGGCTTTATCCTCTCCATGTTATGTTGGTAGGTGGGGTTTCTTTCAAGTGTTGCTTGATTTTATGactgttattattttttatgcttTGTCCCatgatattaatttttttgctCCTCAGAAATCTCATCGCCAAATCCTAGAGGTTATGCCTGAGAGAAGAAAATTAAAGTTAAAAGCTTGTACCATGGAGAAGATGATATGGATGACTGTTTGAGTTGAGATGCTAATGTTATCTTTGGCCTGCAGGTTGCTGAGTTGGTGGGAAATGGAGAGGTTGTAGGAGTGGTAAGAGGCTGCATGAAGCGTGTGGGGACTGGCCTTGAGACGGGCCAAGTGTGGATGAGCTACATCCTTGGCCTTAGGGTCTCCCCTAAGCATAGGTTGGCttcacatctctctctctctctctctctctctctctctctccctctgtgtgtgtgcgcgcgcgtgtGCGTGTTTGTGTGTGTCATGTACCCAAGAGTGTGACACCAAGTTCATGTCTTAATGACCATGCATGCATGGTGAAAGTAACACCATGTTCATGTCTTAGTGACCATGGCGAAAGTAATTTGGTGCTCTTGGTAATAAGCATGACACATTTGTTCTTCTTAAATAGATAAGATATGATAAGTTCCAAAGGAGAGGTGTCAACTTAAGGAAGAGTAGATCAAcaactttctcttttcttattaTATCGTTATATTTTCAAGGTATTATTGGAGCAGTGAGTCACTTCCCCCGATGTTTTTTTGAttcaatttatttaaaaaatcagATATATGCAATATTTCTACGTGTGTTCGTCATTGacatctattttttcttttggttcGAAACATACATTTGATAAGCAAGCCAAAgctaaaataaaaagaatggcCAAGAATAACCCTAAGAAAACTATTGCTAGGGATTTGGACAATTAGCTAGTCAAGTTGAAATTATCAGTTGTTAGAATTTTTATATCAATAAAATTTTACTCTATGTATGTTTAGAAAATGCCACAATTAGCATGTATCCAGAGAGAAAAATTGATTGAAAAAACCTCTCTTTAAAGTCTTAGATATATCATCACTTTTATAAATTTGAATTTGACAAACATTTTTTGGAATTTCAGTTACAGCACACAAATACCATAAATGTAATCTTTGACCTACTATCTCAACCTATCCGCTCATCTTCCATGATTAATTTCAACTCGATTACAtgaggaaaatagaaaggatgGATGACATGTTGTATGCCATAAAAAACTTTTGCTAGTAAAAACCATTTTAGACTATTGTATCCCAAAACCAAAACATTTTAGACTAGTCCTTGTCATCTTCGACACTTTTAAACAATTTTAGGAAAAACAAAGAACAGAATAggctaaaaatttcttaaatggTCATCATTATAACATGCTGAAACTAATTCAATTCCTTATAACATGAAAATCGGGTTACGCATGTATATCAACTagcaaaaaaaaggatttttaaTACGTAGCTTTAGACATTTAGTAGTGATAATTAAACGATAGGTAATGACGATTCTTTCCATGTTAATATTGACTTTGATTGATATGTGTCGGTGTGCATTTTGATGCACACTTGACTTATtgtctaaagaagaaaaacaagattGAGTTCAACTTCATCCAACAGCTATATATCGAGATATTTTGTGCAAgggagggagaaaaaaaaaaccggaCATATGATGACATgtcttgttttttttgtttttcttccaaTGTACGTAGGAGGATGGGAATTGGATTAAAGCTCATCAAATCAGTCGAAGATTGGGCTGAAAGAAATGGAGCACGATATGTTTTCTTGGCCACAGAGGAGAACAATACTGCGTCCACAAATCTTTTTGTTCTTAAATGTGATTACAAAAAACTAAGCTCTTTAGCAATATTGTTTCAACCAGTTGAAGCTTGTAGCAAGAGGAATCCATCTGGTGATGTGAGGATAGAGAAGCTGACTGTTGAGCAAGCTACTTCGTTATATAAAGATCGACTCGGAGGCGAGAAATTCTTTCCTGCCGACATCGATGCCATTCTTAAAGAAGAGCTTAGCCTTGGTACATGGGTGTCATACTTCAAGGAAGAGCACTGGGATGGCTTGCATTGCAAACAGCACGACAGTAAGTTCCTTAGCAAAACTCCAAGCTCCTGGGCCATCCTTAGCATGTGGAAGACTTATGAAGTTTACAAGCTTCAAATAAAAGGAGCACATTCAGTTAGGTGTATCAATACCACTCTTTCCCATATAAGATCCAAAATCCTGCGCTGCTTAAGAGCTCCCTCATGTTGTGAACTTCTCTCTGGGCCATTTGGTTTTCTCTTCCTCTATGGGCTTCATGGTGAAGGGGAGAGGATGGGGGATCTTATGAAATCTTTGTGGTGCTTTGCTTTCAGTTTGGCCAAGGATGTGACAGACTGCAAAGCTATTGCAACTGAGGTGAGTAACTGTGACCCTCTATGTGGGCATTTGTCATGGGGATCCTCCATATCACGCATCAATGATGTCTGGTGTTTGAAGAAGTTGGGAGATGGTGCAGGAAATGACAGTATCAATTGGACTGCTGCATCTCAACTATCACGGGTTTTTGTTGATCCAAGAGATTTTTGAAGGCTAGGATAGCATAGATATGCCTGTGTTATGAACCCATCTTAAAATGTGTTAAGTAGGAGTTATGATCAAATAAAGTTTCCAATGCTTATGCTGCATTATGCTTGCCTTTTCCATTGCCACCGATCCTTTGGATGCGATGCTGCGAAGAGACACTCATCGAAGAGTGATCTTCTTGTGCTTTAAGACTTACATTATTCAATTTCAAATTAGTAACAAAGAACTGTGtcccaccaaaaaaaagaacaaaaaatacGACAAAGAACTGTGTCTTGTGATA containing:
- the LOC103712672 gene encoding probable N-acetyltransferase HLS1-like; protein product: MDLNHGSMDKKVVVREFNREKDWEVIEKLERDCEIGSIKDFSILTNMLGDPLCRIRLYPLHVMLVAELVGNGEVVGVVRGCMKRVGTGLETGQVWMSYILGLRVSPKHRRMGIGLKLIKSVEDWAERNGARYVFLATEENNTASTNLFVLKCDYKKLSSLAILFQPVEACSKRNPSGDVRIEKLTVEQATSLYKDRLGGEKFFPADIDAILKEELSLGTWVSYFKEEHWDGLHCKQHDSKFLSKTPSSWAILSMWKTYEVYKLQIKGAHSVRCINTTLSHIRSKILRCLRAPSCCELLSGPFGFLFLYGLHGEGERMGDLMKSLWCFAFSLAKDVTDCKAIATEVSNCDPLCGHLSWGSSISRINDVWCLKKLGDGAGNDSINWTAASQLSRVFVDPRDF